CATGGCCCCTATCGCCTTCGGCTCCAGGGTGACATGTGACTTTTTTAGTTCTGGGGCAAGCGTCCGCATTGCATCTGCAAGGCTGAAATGCACGACGTTGATGTCGCAGGAGGCGAGAAAGTCGTCGATGGCGGGTTTCGCGATTTCGTTGTAGAAATCGGAGGTCTTATTGCCGCTCATCTGATTCGCCTTGAATTTCAGGAACTGATCGTATATCGGCTTTGCCTTGTTCCCGAAATAGCGGATAAAGTCCTTAACGTCGAAGAAATACCATTCGTCAAAATTTGTGATGGCGAGCCACTTGATTTCGTGATTGCCCGAATGCACGTATTCCAGCATAAAGTAATAGACGAGTTCCTGCAACGATTTTATGTTCGGGTGCTCCGCCGAAAACATTTCCGCCGCATTCGTCGGCGACTTCGCTTCGATAATCACCGCAGGCTTTGCACTTGCCGTGTTCCCGTTAAAAACGCACAAGTCTATCGGGCGGTTGACCTGCACCGAATAATCGGGTTCAAAAATCTTGCGTAAAAAGTTCCAGATTTCGCCCTTGTGGTATTCTTCGTCCTGCGCCGGGTTTCGCTTGCCGTAAAGGTTATTGAGCGAAAGCTTGAAATCCTCCATCTTTTCGACGGGAACGGGCAACTTGAGAAACGCGGAATTGACGGACTTTTTAGGCGAAATGAACTTGATTGACATACAACGGAAATATACCCTTTTTTGAAGACAAAAGATGGCAATCCCAAGGTTTTTGAGGCATTTCCCGTTTTTTTTTGCAGTCGGGGCGTTGCGGGGTGTCCCCGCTAGAAGGGGTAGCGAAAGACTTGCCCTGGACCCTATCGCCTTTGGCTCCAGGGTGACATAAGGGCAAGGCTGAAGCGAGGGGGAGACTTCCCCCTTCAAAAAAAATCGCGCAGGCCTATTGACAAACTGGATTTTTGAATCTATATTTAGTGCACAAGTGTGTAGTTTTTGGCATTTTTTACGCTTGTATGCCAGAGGAGTTGACGATGAAGAAAGATGTTGCGGCCAGTGCGGCCGAGGCCGTTGCGCCGAAAAAGCCTGAATTTTCCCTGATAGACGAGGATTTGCTCAAGTCGCGAATATATACCATCCGCGGGGTAAAGGTCATGCTCGATGCCGATTTGGCGGAAATTTACGTTTACGCATCCGGTTGTTGGCCGTCGTGCGCTTTCCATGCGCATTCCGTCACCTGCATATCCGTAAAACGAGCCGTGAAGCTGGAATTTTCCGGGCTGCATGCATATATGCCAAACCGAATTTTTCCGGCTCCTTCGAGCATGTGGCAAATCCGCATTTGAGAAAACTGCACCCCGTCTCGAGAACATTCTATGCAGTAGTCATCTTCGCGCCTGCTGAGCCTATACCACATGGATTTTACATCTGCAGGAATCGCAGTCGTCGCCCAGTCTGAATACCCGCGGTTTGTCACGACAGAACCCAGGTGCTGGAATTTTTCATTCTCATATTCAACCGACGCCTTAAGCCAATTATCCGAATCCAGATACAGCGCCACCCCGCACTGGTCGAAGCGATGATGACTTTCGGAAAAATCGGTTTTGACGACAAAGGAAAAGAACTTTTCTTCTGTTTCAATCTGCAGAACCGGAGCGTTATCGTTTCTGAAATGATAGTAGGTCCTTTGCCAAAGGTCCGTATGCGGGGCGGTCACAATTTCGACGCATTCCTGATTGATGCTGTAGTTCCGGGGTTCCCTGACCCATTTCATTTTAGAAATATCAAACATTTCTGTAGCCTTTGAATTTGTCCCTATCCGAATTTATTCCAACATTTTTCCAAGTTCATACGCCTGCTGCAAGGCAATTTCCCCGACATCGCCTTTGTCCTTTGCACCGCGCACAAGTACCTGGCCCATATCCTGCAGCTTGAAGAAATTGAGGCAAAGCCTGTACTGCGTGAGAATGCCATCGAACAGTTCCGGGAGCGAAGCCGCACCGACCAAGAGGAGCGCCATTTTGTGGATGCGAAAAGTATCGCGAATTGGATTGTGGAACCGGTCAATGACAGCCTTGAGTTGCGCACTCAAGCCGTAGAAATAAACCGGCGATGCAATCACGAGCATTTCGGCATTCGACATTTTGTCGTAAATAATTTGCATGTCGTCTTTCTGGCAGCACTTGTGGTCTTCGCGGTCAAAACACGAATTGCACCCGATGCAAGGATTGATTTTGTAGTCGTGAACCGAAACGACCTCAACTTGGTTTTTTTGCGAAGCACCCTTCACAAACGATTCCACCAGCAAATCTGTATTGCCGCCCTTGCGCGGGCTACCCGAAAGAACAAGGATATTCATACTTAAACCATCGCCATATAGTTTGTTGCTATAATCTATAAAAAATAACTAGCGATCGCTACGGTGCCACACTCATTGACAAGACATTCTATATTTAGTGTAAAAACAAATCCTTTCAAGGAGATGACTGCTCTGTGGCAGGCATGACAAAACAACGAGTTTTCTATGGAAGAAACATTTAAGACAAAAGGTACATGCGCAACGACGATTCAGTTCACGCGTGACGGCGACATTATCCGCAACATCCGCTTTACGGGTGGATGCAACGGAAACCTCAAGGCGATTGCAAAACTTTGCGAAGGCATGAAGGCCGAAGACATTGCAGCCAAATTGCTCGGCAACACCTGCGGCGGAAAGCCAACCTCTTGCGCCGACCAGCTCGCCCGTGCCGTTCTCGGGATGGAAGCCTAAAACCTGCAAAATAAGGAAGATTCGCGAACTCGCCTTGCGCTCCGCATGCAATAAAGAGCTATCTTTACACACGAAATGGAACTGATTAAAAAGTACGACATAACGGTTTTGTGCAATCCCGGTGTGGAATCGGCGCAATTGCTCACGCCCGAAAACAGCAGGTCAGAAAAGGTTTCGGTCACGAAGGTTTCTGTCATGCCGGGTGCAGAACAGCCGCGTCATAAGCATTACACGTCGGAACAGGTGTGGGTCGCAGTCCAAGGCCGCGGCGTTTTATTGCTTGCCGACGATAAAGAAGTTCCGTTTGAAGTTGGTGACGTTGTGCGTTTTGCAGAGAAGGAAATCCACGGGCTGCGCAATATGGGACCCGAGATTTTCGAATACATTTGCATCAGCACACCACCGATGAATTTCGCGTACGCGTACATGCAAGCAAGATAAAAGAAGGCGGCCGAAGCCGCCATTTTTTATTTCAGATCCATCGACTTCGCTACGCTCAGGATGACACGAGCCCGCGCAGCACTTGCCCAATGATTACTATTTCAAGAAGAGCGAGATTTTCCCGAAATCAAGAATCGTGATGAACACAAAGAAGCTGATGAAGAATGCCGCCGCGACGTTCTGGATTACGGATTGAGTCTTGAGACTTAGCGGCTTACCGCGCAACTTTTCAATGCCGAGGAACATCAGGAGACCGCCATCGGTAATCGCAAGCGGGAGCAAGTTCATCACACCCAGGTTGATGCTGATAAGCGCAAGGAGCATGAGGAAGTCCTGGAATCCGCTCATCCACACGTTGCCCATCACAGCGACAATCGAGACCGGGCCGGAGAACGCATCGACCTTCACCTGGCCTTGGAACAAGCGCTTGAAATAGCGGAAGATGCTCGTCGTCATTTTCCAGCTCGTAGCGCAAGTCTTTTCGAACGCTTCGACCGGGCCGCGACGCACGAGATGCGTTTCGCTGAACATCACATAGCCCATCTGGATACCGACAATGTAACGCTTGAATTCTTCGTTGTAAGCAGGCGTCATCTTCACATTGACTTTTTCGCCATTACGCAAAAGCGTCACGTTGACTTCGGCACCTTTGGAACCGTCAATCAAGCGGACAACATCTTCATAGCGAGAAATGTGCTCGCCGTTGATTTCAAAAATTGTATCGCCCTGCGCAATCCCTGCTTTTTGAGCAGCGGTACCTTCTTTAGGCGGAAGGCGGACAATCACGCGGTTGCGCGGGTAAATACCGATATCGCCAATTCCCATCTTGATGGGTTCGGAGGTCGAATCCGCCGCCGGAATCACGAGTTCTTGCGGGACGACTTTGATGGCGAGCGGCGCCCCGCCACGATGCACTTCGAGCATCACATCGGCACCGAGACTCACGCCAATCTGTTCACGAAAATCATCCCAACCTTGCGTTTCTTTTCCGTTGATAGACGTAATCGTATCGCCCGGCTGGATGCCTGCAATTTCGGCAGAGGAATTTTTCGCCACAAAACCGACAATGAGGCTCTTGTTGTCCGGTTCCTGGACGCCGACCATGTAAAGGAATATAAGGAGGATAAACGCAAAGGCGATATTCACAAACGGGCCAGCAAAGGCAATCGCAGCACGAGCGCCCACGGACTTCCCTAAAAAATCATCTTGCGACGGGAGCTTGCCCTCTTCAATGCTATCCGGATTTTCGCCAGCCATGGCGACGTAGCCGCCAAAGGGAATCGCCGAAATGCAGTATTCCGTCTCGCCCTTCTTGAAGCGGAAAAGCTTTTTGCCAAATCCTACCGAGAACGTATTTACGCGGACCTTGTTCCACTTGGCAACGATAAAATGTCCCAGTTCGTGAATAGTCACGAGGAAGCTCAGGGCAAAAAGCCCCAGAACAAACATCAACAAATTATTTAATATACTCGACATCATACGGTCAATTTAGAAAACCAAGAACAAGCAAAAACAAGGCTATTATGTAAATAATAAGCTTTTTCGACTTTTTATGCAAAGTTTGCTATTTTAACTAAAAGACTCGTCTATCAAGGAAAGAAAAATGAAATTTTTTGCAAGCACACTTTGTTGCGTTTTCACCTTTGGAATCACAGCATTTTCACAAAATGAACTTAGACCCATAGATACAATCATCTGTTATGACATAAGCCATTTAGGATTCGCCGAAACAAACGAAAAAACTTTTAATGATTTATTCTTCAAACTAAGTCGGCTACACACGATTTCATGGAATGACGAAAAATAAAATCAGGAGATATATGAAACACATTACAACAGCACTCTTCCTGTTAAGCATTTTTGCAATCGCACAAGAAAACGGAACACCTAATGGAGATGAAACCGTTTGCGAGACATTAAACCACAACGGATTCATCAGCGTCACCGAGAATTCTTACAACGAAGTTTACAACTACGTCAAAGATTCCACATTTTCTTTATTGCACTTTGCAGTCGATGTCAGCGGCACCATCGATACCGTTTTCGAAAACTACAACAATGTACTAAGTCTCGACAACCAAAATACATCCGCCCCTTTACTTGGTATCACCGAACACAAAATCACGCGAATGAAAACAATTAGCATAACAAATCGTAAATTGACATTGCCAGCAAGCAACGACTCTTCCATGATCAAAAAGTTTAAAGCTCATCGAGTCTTCATCCCCAAATCATTACCTGCAAAAGTTGGAGACTTCATCGTTATAAAAAATTATGCAGCCATACTTAACGACACGTGCTATGCAGGAGAATCCACACATCAAAAAGCACTAGTTTACGGAGAATACACACTCAACCCACAAACCCAATTACAGTTACAAAAAAATATTCGAAATAAGCCCAAGCACGGTTCAGCACGCAATCGAGATGCAAACGGCAAATACACAACAAAACGAGCAAACAACTCCATTCTATATTAAAAGTTCCCACAAAAAAACTTCCTGCAATCAGGAAGTTTTTTGTATAGACGCAAATTACAATTTACTTAATTCTTTGGCCTTTCAAATCAAAGCGTTTGCCGTTCTTTTCGATGAAGAGAGAGTGACCATCGAAACGGAAGCGCGGTTGCTGTGAGCGAACGACCTTGGATTCAACAGGCGTGTGAATTGCGATTGTGCCCTGCGAACTTGAAGATTCAACGTTTGCAGACGAGCTTGATGAAACGCTCGGAATCGACGAGGAGCTGGACGCGACTGCGGAAGACGAACTCTGCGGAACGCTCGAAGAAGAACTTGTGGCAGTTTCAGAAGAACTCGATGCCGGCACGTCTTGTCTTGCTACGCCATTGGCAGCAAATTCCGGAGCATAGCCCGCGTTGATGGCTTCGATAGCGCCAGCGAGGTATGCAAGCGGAGCGTTCCAGTTGATAGCGACTTCGTTCGTGGCGTAGCTGCAACGCTGATCGGTGTAAGCGGTTGCCGCCTGGCCCTTGCGATAATCAGCGCACTTCCATTCGGCGGCAGAACCAACGTCTTCGCCGCCAGGCTGCGGGCCACCCACAAGCATACCCGGGATCGGTTCTTCTACGTTATCCGAAGTACTCGGGCGGTGGTGCGGCATTTTCGGAGACTTGGTGCCGTAACCGGTCACAAAAGACATGTCGAGCGGGTTCTTGCCAAGGAGGTAATCTAAGACCTTGACGGCAGCCTTGTAATACTTTTGATTGCCCGTGAGGTAATAGGCATGCAAGAGCCAAACGCCCTGATTGGAGGCAACCGCATTGGAACCCCATACAAAGTCATCCTTTGCCATCACGACGCCAAAGCCTTTTTCGGCGCGGTTAGCAAAGTTGTCTGCAGTGCCCAAAATCTTTTGCTTGGCTTCGTTTGCATCGCCACCAAATTGCGCCTGATGCGTAGCCTTTTCGTACGTGGCAAGGCCCATGACATCGCCCCAGTAAGAGACGTATTCCGATGAGCCGGACTGCTTGTAAGAAGCATCACCCGTCGTGATGAAGAGTTCTGTCCCGGCAAGAACCTTTTCGTCGTTCGGGTTGTCGTTTTCGTAGGCACCTGTCGAAACGTCCGACGGATTGGCGAGATAGTTGCGGTTCGGATTCTGTTGTCCCCAGGCATAAGCCTTCTTGGCAGCCTCAAGGCACTTGGAAGCGTAATTGGCATCGAACGGCTTGTAAATGCGCGAAGCCATAGCCATTACAGCGGCAAAATCAAACGTACCCGCCGTGCTCTTGCCGATGGCGTAAAGTTTGGAATTGTCCTGCGCCGGCATCACATCGCCCGGGAAACCGAGGGAGGTAAGCTTGTGGTAGACGCCACCGTCAGAAGCCTGCATGGTGAGCATCCAGTCGAGATTGTACTTGATTTCGGCAAGCAAATCCGGGAGGGAGCCTTCGGCCGGAATGTTCCACTTGAGCGCCTTGAAATACTGCGGGAAGTGTTCGTAAAGAGAGAGGAGCGTGTAGGTCGTGATGCCCGAGTTCACAATGTAACGACCGTAGTCGCCAGCATCGTACCAGCCCTTGGTCGAATTGATCGTGCCCGAAGCACCCGTAGAATTGTGGAGTTCAGCAGTCGGATTCGTGTGGCCGGCAGCGCGAGCCCACTTGCCTGCGTACTGGCTTTCGAGAGCCATGGAGGCGCGCTGGTAGTAGAACCACTTGATGGAGGCCTTGACGATTTCTTCGTACGTCTGGGATTTCACGACGAGATCAGAACGGAGCACGTTGCCGTTTACCTTGATGCTGTACTTGCCCGCTTCGGCAAGCTTGGAGAAATCAACGAGCTGGACATTCTGACCGCTCGCGTCCCAGTAAGAGGCGGCCTTCGGCGTCACGGAGAGAACGACCTGGCCTGCGGCATTCACAAAATCCACGTTGCCGTTTGCATCGACCAAAGCGAGTTCCTTGATGTCGCCCGGACGGTAGCCAATCTGGTTGATGTAAGCAGTCGCTGCGAAAGCTGGGGCTGCGAAAAGCGCGGCAAGCGCGACGGACTTTAACGCATTATTTTTCACAAACATCCTCGTAAAAAAGTGCAAGTTTTAGCCCATATAATATAGAGCCGTTCAAGCATATTTTCTACCCGTCCGAACATCATTTTAAAGAAAAGTGTTGCAAGTGTTTTATCCATTGAAAGGGAGATTCCCGCTCGGAACGGGGTCCGGGATGACAAAGGTGGCGGGAATGACAAAGGAGCCGAGTGATGCAGAAACATGCTTGCATGTTTCTATATCCGAGGCGAACAAGTCAGACCCCTTTAGGGGAATGACAACTTCTGGAGAACAGAAAAACGGCGTCCCGGGAGGGGCGCCGTTTGCATTCTATGAATATGGATTTTTGAGGTTAGGTAGGAGAATTACTTGATGAGATGGCCCTTGAGGTCAAAGCGCTTGCCATTCTTTTCGATGAACACCTTCTGGTCTGCAAAACGGAGGCGCGGAGCAGTTTCAACCGACACACGGTTTCTCGAAACAATAGGCTTGAGAGCAGAAGTTCCGCCCTTCGCCACGCCTGGAACAGCAAACGACGGAGCGAAACCAGCATTCAAAGCCTCAAGAGCACCCGCGAGGTAGGCAAACGGGGCGTTCCAGTTAATTGCGACTTCGTTTGTCGCATAGCTGCAACGATTGTCCGTGTAAGAAGTTGCAGCCTGACCCGTTCTATAATCCTTGCATTCCCAAGACTTCGTTCCGATATCTTCACCGCCCGGCTGCGGGCCGCCCACAACCATGCCAGGAACCGGAGGCGTCACCTTGTCAGCCGTACTCGGACGATGGTGCGGCATCATCGGAGACTTTGTACCAAATCCCGTCACAAACGACATATCCAACGGGTTCTTGCCAAGCAGGTAGTCCATGACCTTCTTTGCAGCTTCGTAATACTTCTGTTCACCAGTCACATAGTAAGCGTGGAGGAGGAATACGCCCTGGTTACCCGCAACGGCATTCGAGCCCCAAACGAAATCTTCCTGAGACATGACAACGCCAAAGCCCTTCGTTGCAACGTATGCAAATTCATTAGCAAAATCCAAGAGCATCTGCTTTGCCGTTTCAGCGTCGGCGCCAACTTCGGTGGCATGGGTAGCTGCGCCATAAACAGCGAGACCATACATTTCAGGCCATGCAGGAACAATGCTTACCTTGTTCGGGTCAATCGTCGGTTTATACGATGCATCGCCCGTCGAAATGAACAGTTCCATACCGGCAAAAGCCTTTTCATCAGAGAATTCACCATCGCCATACGAGCCTGTAGCAACATCCATCGGGTTGTTGAAGGCTACCTTCGGATTCTTTTCGGCCCAAGCGTATGCCTTCTTTGCAGCTTCAAGGCACTTCGTGGCATAAGCTTCATCATAAGGCTTATACACGCGGTAAGCAGCAGCCATCACACCCGCAAAATCAAGCGCGGCAGCCGTACCCTTACCGATAACATAAAGCTTTTCCGTATCCTTCGCCGGCATCACGTCGCCCGGGAACTGGAGTGTCGAAAGCTTGTGGTAAACCATGCCATCGGCAGCCTGCATCGTGAGCATCCAATCCAGGTTGTACTTGATTTCGGCAAGCAAGTCCGGCAGGGCGCCTTCGGCGGGAATGTTCCACTTGAGCGTCTTGAAGTAATCCGGGAAATGTTCGTAAAGCGAAAGAAGCGTGTAGGTGGTAATGCCCGAGTTCACGATATAGCGCCCGTAGTCGCCTGCATCGTACCAGCCCTTGCTGGACTCGATTGTTCCAGAGGCACCCGTCGAATTGTGGAGTGTCACGGTTGCATTCGTATGGCCGGCATCGCGTTTCCACTGGCCTGCATAAGTTTCTTCAAGCGGCATGGATGCACGCTGGTAGTAATACCACTTGAGCGCGGCCTTTGCAATATCTTCGAAAGTCTTGTCGGCAATCTTCAAGTCCGAGCGCAGCACTTGCCCGCCCTGCTTGATGGAATAAGTTCCCGAAGCCTTCAATTCCGAGAAATCGACCAGTTGCACATCCTGATTGCTCGGATCCCAGTGAGAAGCCGCCTTCGGCGTCACCTTGAGGACCGTTTGGCCTGCAGCATCGACAATTTCGATATCGCCCGCACCATCGACCAAAGCGAATTCCTTCGGGTCCGACGGACGGTAACCGATCTGGTTGATGTATGCCGTTGCAGCGGTTGCAGCAGTCGCAAGCGAAAGCACGGTGGCCGCAAGCGGGACGAACTGTTTTAAGCCAAATTTGACCTTCATAGGACACTCCTTTCCGTTTTATTACCCTAATAATATATCCCGAAAAAGCGGAAATAAGCCTTATATAAAACAAAAACTGGATACAGCTGTACCCAGTGTGCGAAATTGCAAACGATTTTTAACGTTTAACGTAACCGAACGCGCGCCGAGCACCCTCCGGAGTCGTAGCGACAACGTAGTAAGAGCCAGGGTTCAAGCGCAAGCCGTCAAAAGAGGGAGCTTTCGCCACAAACATTCCATTAAGCGAATAGACGCAGTACGATTCTTTGGCATTCCAAAGGCGCGACTTGCCCAAAACGAGAGTTGAATCCGTATCGTCCGATTCCACATCAGGAACCCTAGCCGCCTTCGCCTCGCGCGCCTTATCCAAAAACGCAACCGCCTTGTCCAAGTTTGCAGCGACATACATTTCGGAGCCGCCATGGGAACCGCCCTGAACCGAAACAAGTTCCGTCACCACATTGTGCGCCTTAAGTGAATCGTAAAGTTCCTTACTCTGTTCCTTGTTCACAATCTGGTCCGATGTCCCATGGAACAAAATAACCGGCGGATCGTCTTCACTTGCGTAATACGGCGAACTTGCGACCATCCACTTGTCCTTATTGCCTTCCCGTTCAACACCGATAAACGCCCCCTCGTACGTACCCGGCCCCATAAAGTTTTCTATCGGGTTCATCGTGTAAATATCCGTCGGCGGAGACCAAAGCGTTGCCGCATCGATGCAACTGCTGAACGAAGTAAAATCACCGAGCGAGCCCACCAAATCTACAGTCACAGAACCGGACTTGCCTTCTTCCAAGCCACAGGTTGTTGCGACCAAACTAGACAGGTGACCGCCCGACGAAAATCCGGACATGGCGATAAAACTTGTATCAATTTTATACTTCGCCGCATTGCCACGCATAAAACGAACAACAGCCTTGAGGTCGTGCAACTGCGCCGGATATTTTGCATCACTTGCCGAACGGTGATTTGGAGTTGCCACGGCATAACCCGCCTTGAGATAAGCGGCACAGATTGTATTCAAGTCTGCAGAGCCCTTGGAATTGTTCATGCTCCAGGCGCTTCCATAAGTGTGGATGACTAACGGGTACGAATCCTTCTGCTCCTTGGGCAAGTAAACATCTAGCGTATGGTAAACTTGTCCATCGCCCACGTAATTTACATTGGCAAATTTTTCAGAATACTCTATTTTACCGTTACCGGACTGCTCTCCGCCAAAGCCGCCACCAAAATTACCCCCGCCCCACTGGGCAAACGAGGATACGGCAAGGCCAAAACCGAGAGCCAAGATTATTTGTTTCATCCAATCACTCCTACTAATTGTATATAAAATACCTCAAAAAAAATCTGTAGCGCAAGGATAGGACTATATTTCGTTGTACTCGTTCACAACTTTAGTGCAACAACACAGATTCCCTCCAAAGCCAGTCATTACTATTTTATTACATTTATCATTGATAAACAAAAAAATGATTCTTTAAGGATATTTTTATGAATATTGCAATTGTCGGTACCGGTTACGTAGGCCTTGTAAGCGGCACATGCTTTGCCGAAATGGGCGTCAATGTGACTTGCGTCGATGTGAACCAGGCTAAAATCGAATCTCTCCAGAAAGGCGAAATACCCATATACGAACCGGGTCTCGACGAAATGGTGCTCCGTAACCAGCGCGAAGGCCGCCTCAACTTCACGACCGACCTCGCGAGCGTCCTCGACAATGTCGAAATGGTATTCAGCGCCGTGGGTACGCCCCCCGACGAAGACGGTTCCGCCGACTTGCAGTACGTGCTCGCCGTGGCACGCACGTTCGGCCAGAACATCAAGAAGTACACCGTTCTCGTGACCAAGTCTACCGTCCCAGTCGGCACCGCCAAGAAGGTCAAGGCCGCCATCCAGGAAGAGCTCGACAAGCGTGGTGTGAACGTTCCGTTCGACGTCGCAAGCAATCCGGAATTTTTGAAGGAAGGCTCCGCCATCACGGACTTCATGAAGCCCGACCGCGTTGTCGTCGGTGTGGAAAGCGAACAGGCCAAGGAACTCATGACCCGCCTCTACCGCCCGATGATGCTCAACAACTTCCGCGTGATTTTCACGGACATCCCGAGCGCCGAAATGATCAAGTACGCCGCAAACTCCATGCTCGCAACCCGCATCAGCTTCATGAACGACATCGCAAACCTCTGCGAACTCGTGGGCGCCGACGTGAACATGGTCCGTAAGGGCATCGGTAGCGACACCCGCATCGGCAGCAAATTCCTCTACCCGGGCTGCGGCTACGGTGGAAGCTGCTTCCCGAAAGACGTGAAAGCCCTCATCAAGACCGCCGAAAAGAACGGCTACAAGATGGGCGTTCTCAAGGCCGTCGAAGAAGTGAACGAATACCAGAAGACGGTGCTGTTCAACAAGCTCGCCAAGCGCTTCGGTGGCGAAGCAAACCTCAAGGGCAAGACCATTGCCATGTGGGGCCTCGCCTTCAAGCCCGAAACTGATGACATGCGCGAAGCCACCGCCCTCGTGCTCATCGACCTCTTGACCAAGGCCGGCGCAACAATCCGCGTGTACGACCCAGTCGCCATGAACGAATGCAAGCGCCGCATGGCAGCACGCCCCGACGCAGCAACAATCGCAAGCCAAATCGTTTACTGCAACGACATGTACGAAGCTTTGCTCGATGCCGACGCCTTGCTGCTCGTCACCGAATGGAAGCAGTTCCGCATGCCGAGCTTCGGCGTGATGAAGAAGTCGATGAAGAACGCCCTCATCATCGACGGACGCAACATCTACGACGCAAAGGAGCTCGCCGACGCCGGCTTTGAATACAGCGCCATCGGTTGCTAAGGTATAGCCATGCTTGACAAAAACGTTATCCTCAATGGAAAGGCCGTTCTCGTTACAGGTGCAGCTGGATTTATCGGTTGCAACCTCTGCAAGAAGTTACTCAACGACTACAACTGCGCAGAACTCGTCGGACTCGATAGCATCACCGACTACTACGACGTGAACATCAAGCATGAACGCCTCAAGGAAATCGAAGCGCTCGCCACCGCCACCGGCAAGAAGTGGACGTTTATCAAAGCAAACCTCGCCGACAAGGCCGCCATCGACAGCCTGTTCGAGAAGTACCACTTTGCCGTC
This window of the Fibrobacter sp. UBA4297 genome carries:
- a CDS encoding alpha/beta hydrolase; the protein is MKQIILALGFGLAVSSFAQWGGGNFGGGFGGEQSGNGKIEYSEKFANVNYVGDGQVYHTLDVYLPKEQKDSYPLVIHTYGSAWSMNNSKGSADLNTICAAYLKAGYAVATPNHRSASDAKYPAQLHDLKAVVRFMRGNAAKYKIDTSFIAMSGFSSGGHLSSLVATTCGLEEGKSGSVTVDLVGSLGDFTSFSSCIDAATLWSPPTDIYTMNPIENFMGPGTYEGAFIGVEREGNKDKWMVASSPYYASEDDPPVILFHGTSDQIVNKEQSKELYDSLKAHNVVTELVSVQGGSHGGSEMYVAANLDKAVAFLDKAREAKAARVPDVESDDTDSTLVLGKSRLWNAKESYCVYSLNGMFVAKAPSFDGLRLNPGSYYVVATTPEGARRAFGYVKR
- a CDS encoding UDP-glucose dehydrogenase family protein codes for the protein MNIAIVGTGYVGLVSGTCFAEMGVNVTCVDVNQAKIESLQKGEIPIYEPGLDEMVLRNQREGRLNFTTDLASVLDNVEMVFSAVGTPPDEDGSADLQYVLAVARTFGQNIKKYTVLVTKSTVPVGTAKKVKAAIQEELDKRGVNVPFDVASNPEFLKEGSAITDFMKPDRVVVGVESEQAKELMTRLYRPMMLNNFRVIFTDIPSAEMIKYAANSMLATRISFMNDIANLCELVGADVNMVRKGIGSDTRIGSKFLYPGCGYGGSCFPKDVKALIKTAEKNGYKMGVLKAVEEVNEYQKTVLFNKLAKRFGGEANLKGKTIAMWGLAFKPETDDMREATALVLIDLLTKAGATIRVYDPVAMNECKRRMAARPDAATIASQIVYCNDMYEALLDADALLLVTEWKQFRMPSFGVMKKSMKNALIIDGRNIYDAKELADAGFEYSAIGC